Proteins from one Rosa chinensis cultivar Old Blush chromosome 7, RchiOBHm-V2, whole genome shotgun sequence genomic window:
- the LOC121050506 gene encoding uncharacterized protein LOC121050506 has protein sequence MHTTQHGVKLMIPPSMSLQKNKEVKKKTSSTSRASGTFHAKQANATSFEVNKGVKRNAGVDFDVPLRRSNRVKSMSSPSPRGPPVYLELSESDHGEDSQGGPTDSSKEDHTNFSKEVSDHLLEVPPMDIINQDGDDQVVEDEGMSDGGN, from the exons ATGCATACGACCCAACATggagtcaaattgatgattccCCCAAGCATGTCGCTTCAAAAGAACAAGGAGGTAAAGAAGAAAACATCCTCAACCTCCCGAGCAAGTGGTACTTTTCATGCAAAGCAAGCGAATGCTACAAGTTTTGAAGTGAACAAAGGGGTGAAGAGGAATGCTGGTGTAGATTTTGATGTCCCTCTTCGTCGAAGCAATCGTGTAAAGTCTATGAGTTCTCCTTCTCCTCGTGGTCCTCCAGTTTATCTTGAGTTGTCTGAGTCTGATCACGGAGAGGATTCTCAAGGGGGTCCAACTGATTCTTCTAAAGAGGACCATACTAATTTTTCAAAAGAGGTATCTGATCATCTGCTTGAAGTGCCTCCCATGGATATAATTAATCAAGATGGTGATGATCAG GTTGTCGAAGATGAAGGCATGAGTGATGGTGGTAACTAA